The Pseudomonas sp. DG56-2 genome contains a region encoding:
- the pyrC gene encoding dihydroorotase — MSDRLTLLRPDDWHIHLRDGAVLPHTVGDVARTFARAIIMPNLVPPVRDAAEAGAYRERILAARPAGSSFEPLMVLYLTDRTQPEEVRAAKATGFVHAAKLYPAGATTNSDSGVTSIDNIFPVLEAMAEVGMPLLVHGEVTRSEIDVFDREKLFIDEHLRRVVERFPTLKVVFEHITTREAVQFVNEAPANVGATITAQHLLYNRNHMLVGGIRPHFYCLPILKRNTHQVALLDAATSGSSKFFLGTDSAPHARHAKEAACGCAGCYTAYAAIEMYAEAFEQRNALDKLEGFASKHGPDFYGLARNTDTITLVRESWTAPSSLPFGEQTVIPLRAGEQLRWRLLEETA; from the coding sequence ATGTCCGACCGCCTGACCCTCCTGCGTCCCGATGACTGGCACATCCATCTTCGCGATGGTGCTGTGCTGCCCCACACCGTTGGCGATGTTGCGCGCACCTTTGCTCGCGCAATCATCATGCCCAACCTGGTCCCGCCAGTGCGCGATGCTGCCGAAGCCGGCGCCTATCGTGAGCGCATTCTGGCCGCTCGCCCGGCCGGTAGCAGCTTTGAACCGCTGATGGTGCTGTACCTGACCGATCGCACCCAACCCGAGGAAGTCCGCGCAGCCAAGGCCACCGGTTTCGTGCATGCGGCCAAGCTCTACCCGGCTGGCGCCACGACCAACTCCGATTCTGGTGTCACCAGCATCGACAACATCTTCCCCGTACTCGAAGCCATGGCCGAAGTCGGCATGCCGCTGCTGGTACACGGTGAAGTAACGCGTAGCGAGATCGATGTGTTCGACCGCGAGAAGCTGTTCATCGACGAGCATCTGCGTCGCGTCGTCGAGCGCTTCCCGACCCTGAAAGTGGTGTTCGAACACATTACTACCCGTGAAGCTGTGCAGTTCGTCAACGAGGCCCCGGCCAACGTCGGCGCGACGATCACCGCCCAGCACCTACTGTATAACCGCAACCACATGCTGGTTGGCGGGATTCGGCCGCACTTCTACTGCCTGCCGATCCTCAAGCGCAACACCCATCAGGTGGCCTTGCTGGACGCAGCTACCAGCGGCAGCAGCAAATTCTTCCTCGGCACCGATTCGGCACCCCACGCCCGTCACGCCAAGGAAGCTGCCTGCGGCTGTGCCGGCTGCTACACCGCCTATGCGGCGATCGAGATGTACGCCGAAGCGTTCGAACAACGCAATGCGCTGGACAAACTCGAAGGTTTTGCCAGCAAACACGGCCCTGACTTCTATGGCCTGGCGCGCAATACCGACACCATTACTCTGGTCCGCGAAAGCTGGACCGCCCCAAGCAGCTTGCCGTTCGGCGAGCAGACTGTTATCCCGCTGCGCGCCGGTGAGCAACTGCGCTGGCGCCTGCTGGAGGAAACTGCGTGA
- a CDS encoding OmpA family protein produces MRQRYLALLSVFACLPATALTFQTRLENIEWKVEGDQFECRLVQPVADFGSGEFVRRAGEQATFQLRSSSNVLGSGSAALLAAAAPWQPGRGDINLGSVRMARSGVLFTSTQGQASRLINGLLDGRSTVVRNHAGEAGRAMEVRLLPVKFSKAYGDYQLCTAKLLPMNYDQVRQARVGFPGGGIELDASAKARLDIILAFLKADPTVNRIEIDGHSDNSGNRLTNRDLSRRRALAVMEYFKAHGIAEDQIRVRFHGERYPLAANNSAANRARNRRVNIQLDRVTAVETAAEKAAEPRVNPAAQIDPGKPSAKS; encoded by the coding sequence GTGCGCCAGCGTTATCTAGCCCTGCTCAGTGTGTTTGCCTGCTTGCCTGCGACGGCACTCACTTTCCAGACTCGTCTGGAGAATATTGAGTGGAAGGTCGAAGGTGATCAGTTCGAATGCCGTCTGGTACAACCGGTTGCCGATTTCGGCAGCGGTGAGTTCGTGCGCCGTGCCGGTGAGCAAGCCACTTTTCAATTGCGCTCAAGCAGCAATGTATTGGGTAGCGGCTCAGCTGCGTTGCTCGCTGCTGCGGCGCCGTGGCAGCCGGGGCGCGGCGATATCAACCTGGGATCGGTACGCATGGCGCGCAGCGGCGTGCTGTTTACCAGTACCCAGGGCCAGGCCAGCCGTCTGATCAACGGTCTGCTCGACGGACGCAGCACCGTGGTTCGCAACCATGCAGGCGAAGCCGGACGGGCGATGGAGGTCCGCTTGTTGCCGGTGAAATTCAGCAAGGCGTACGGTGACTACCAGCTTTGTACAGCCAAGCTGTTACCGATGAACTATGACCAGGTTCGTCAGGCACGGGTAGGTTTTCCCGGGGGCGGTATTGAACTGGATGCCAGTGCCAAAGCACGCCTGGACATTATCCTGGCGTTCCTCAAGGCCGACCCTACGGTCAACCGGATCGAAATCGATGGGCACTCCGATAACAGTGGCAACCGTCTGACCAACCGCGACCTGTCCCGGCGCCGCGCCCTGGCAGTGATGGAATATTTCAAGGCGCATGGCATCGCTGAAGACCAGATCAGGGTACGCTTTCATGGTGAGCGCTATCCGCTGGCGGCCAACAATTCAGCTGCCAACCGTGCGCGCAATCGCCGGGTGAACATTCAGCTCGATCGCGTGACAGCGGTTGAGACCGCTGCCGAAAAAGCCGCTGAGCCTCGCGTCAACCCGGCAGCACAAATTGACCCTGGCAAACCTTCAGCCAAGTCTTGA
- a CDS encoding argininosuccinate synthase yields the protein MADVKKVVLAYSGGLDTSVILKWLQDTYNCEVVTFTADLGQGEEVEPARAKAQAMGVKEIYIDDLREEFVRDFVYPMFRANTVYEGEYLLGTSIARPLIAKRLIEIANETGADAISHGATGKGNDQVRFELGAYALKPGVKVIAPWREWDLLSREKLMDYAEKHGIPIERHGKKKSPYSMDANLLHISYEGGVLEDTWTEHEEDMWKWTKSPEAAPDVPTYIELTYRNGDIVALDGVEMTPATVLATLNRIGGENGIGRLDIVENRYVGMKSRGCYETPGGTIMLRAHRAIESITLDREVAHLKDELMVKYASLIYTGYWWSPERLMLQQMIDASQVNVNGVVRLKLYKGNVIVTGRQSDDSLFDANIATFEEDGGAYNQADAAGFIKLNALRMRIAANKGRSLI from the coding sequence ATGGCGGACGTAAAAAAGGTCGTACTGGCGTATTCCGGCGGCCTTGATACTTCGGTGATTCTCAAGTGGCTGCAGGATACCTACAACTGTGAAGTGGTGACTTTCACTGCCGACCTGGGGCAGGGCGAGGAGGTCGAACCGGCCCGCGCCAAGGCTCAGGCGATGGGCGTGAAAGAAATCTACATCGATGACCTGCGCGAAGAGTTTGTGCGTGACTTCGTATACCCGATGTTTCGTGCCAACACCGTTTACGAAGGAGAGTACCTGCTGGGTACCTCCATCGCTCGTCCGCTGATCGCCAAGCGCCTGATCGAAATCGCCAACGAAACCGGCGCCGATGCCATCTCCCATGGTGCTACCGGCAAAGGTAATGACCAGGTACGTTTCGAACTGGGCGCCTATGCACTCAAGCCAGGCGTTAAAGTCATCGCTCCTTGGCGTGAGTGGGACCTGCTGTCCCGCGAGAAGCTCATGGATTATGCCGAGAAGCACGGCATTCCAATCGAGCGTCACGGCAAGAAGAAATCGCCTTATTCGATGGACGCCAACCTGCTGCACATCTCCTACGAGGGTGGCGTGCTGGAGGATACCTGGACCGAACACGAAGAAGACATGTGGAAGTGGACCAAGTCGCCGGAAGCCGCGCCTGACGTTCCTACCTATATCGAACTGACCTACCGCAACGGTGACATCGTCGCCCTCGATGGCGTTGAAATGACGCCAGCCACTGTGCTTGCTACGCTAAACCGCATTGGTGGCGAAAACGGTATCGGTCGTCTGGACATCGTCGAGAACCGCTATGTCGGCATGAAGTCCCGTGGCTGCTACGAAACCCCAGGCGGCACCATCATGCTGCGCGCGCACCGGGCAATCGAGTCGATTACCCTGGACCGTGAAGTCGCTCACTTGAAAGACGAACTGATGGTCAAGTATGCCAGCCTGATCTACACCGGCTACTGGTGGAGCCCGGAGCGTCTGATGCTGCAACAGATGATCGACGCTTCCCAGGTAAACGTGAATGGTGTTGTTCGCCTGAAGCTGTACAAGGGCAACGTGATTGTCACTGGCCGTCAGTCTGACGACTCCCTGTTCGATGCCAATATCGCAACCTTCGAAGAAGACGGTGGCGCTTACAATCAGGCAGATGCGGCAGGCTTCATCAAGCTCAACGCGTTGCGCATGCGTATTGCTGCAAACAAAGGCCGTTCGTTAATCTGA
- a CDS encoding response regulator transcription factor, translating into MNKVLIVDDHPVIRLAVRMLMERHGYEVIAETDNGVDALQLAREHDPDIVILDIGIPKLDGLEVIARLTITCPGAKVLVLTSQAPGHFSMRCMQAGAAGYVCKQQDLTELLSAIKAVLSGYSYFPNQALHSVRTNLGGASEADMVERLSGREMMVLQQLARGKTNKEIADGMFLSNKTVSTYKTRLLLKLNARSLVDLIELAQRNGLL; encoded by the coding sequence ATGAATAAAGTGCTGATCGTGGATGATCATCCGGTCATTCGCCTGGCGGTACGTATGCTGATGGAACGGCATGGTTATGAAGTCATCGCGGAGACGGATAATGGCGTGGACGCATTACAGCTGGCACGGGAACATGATCCGGATATTGTCATTCTTGATATCGGTATTCCCAAGCTTGACGGACTTGAAGTCATTGCCCGACTTACCATCACCTGCCCGGGAGCCAAAGTTCTGGTACTGACCTCACAGGCGCCAGGACATTTTTCGATGCGCTGCATGCAGGCAGGTGCTGCTGGTTACGTCTGCAAGCAGCAGGACCTGACTGAGCTGCTCAGTGCAATCAAGGCGGTGCTCTCTGGCTATAGCTACTTTCCGAACCAGGCCTTGCATTCGGTGCGCACCAACCTGGGAGGGGCGAGTGAGGCAGACATGGTCGAGCGCCTGTCTGGGCGAGAAATGATGGTGCTGCAGCAACTGGCGCGAGGTAAGACGAACAAGGAAATTGCAGATGGCATGTTCTTGAGCAACAAGACAGTCAGCACCTACAAGACTCGCCTGCTGCTGAAACTAAACGCACGATCACTGGTTGATCTGATCGAGTTGGCACAGCGCAACGGCTTGCTTTGA
- a CDS encoding PA3496 family putative envelope integrity protein, whose amino-acid sequence MSTVKEDLDVDEEVSSVESDDVEPTVEVAKINLSKRRTIDNLLEERRLQKQLADYDFDL is encoded by the coding sequence ATGAGCACCGTTAAAGAAGACCTGGATGTAGATGAAGAAGTCTCTTCTGTTGAGTCAGACGATGTGGAACCGACTGTCGAAGTAGCGAAAATCAACCTCAGCAAGCGCCGTACCATTGATAACCTGCTGGAAGAACGTCGCCTGCAGAAACAGTTGGCTGATTATGATTTTGACCTCTAA
- the nth gene encoding endonuclease III: MNAAKRLEIFRRLHEDNPEPKTELAYSSPFELLIAVILSAQATDVSVNKATAKLYPVANTPEAIYALGVDGLSQYIKTIGLYNSKARNVIETCRLLVEQHGSQVPQTREALEALPGVGRKTANVVLNTAFRQLAMAVDTHIFRVSNRTGIAPGKTVLEVEKALMKFVPKAYLLDAHHWLILHGRYVCLARKPRCGSCRIEDLCEYKQKTSDD; encoded by the coding sequence ATGAATGCTGCCAAACGCCTGGAAATATTTCGCAGGCTGCATGAAGACAACCCGGAACCCAAGACAGAGCTGGCCTATTCCTCACCCTTCGAGTTGCTGATTGCAGTGATTCTTTCAGCCCAGGCTACCGATGTCAGTGTGAACAAGGCGACGGCCAAGCTCTATCCAGTGGCCAACACCCCGGAGGCTATTTATGCCCTGGGTGTCGATGGGCTTTCGCAGTACATCAAGACCATCGGCCTGTACAACAGTAAGGCTCGCAATGTAATCGAGACCTGTCGCTTGCTGGTGGAACAACACGGCAGCCAGGTGCCGCAAACCCGCGAGGCACTTGAAGCGTTACCCGGGGTCGGTCGCAAGACCGCCAACGTAGTGCTCAACACCGCATTCAGGCAACTGGCGATGGCGGTGGACACGCACATCTTCCGCGTCAGTAACCGCACCGGCATTGCGCCAGGCAAGACCGTGCTTGAGGTTGAGAAGGCGCTGATGAAATTTGTGCCTAAAGCTTACCTGCTCGATGCTCATCACTGGTTGATTCTGCACGGACGCTACGTATGCCTGGCGCGCAAGCCCCGCTGTGGCAGTTGCCGAATAGAAGATCTGTGTGAATACAAGCAGAAAACCTCCGACGATTGA
- a CDS encoding Rnf-Nqr domain containing protein, whose amino-acid sequence MSKHWLTAVSLAPLLGATQTLLNACAIAGLSVLLIALHQVAMGALRRALKDRSRLLASVLLAATLVTCLDLSLRAWALPLHQALTPYPMLIAVQCLVFEHARTDRQHWRQTARLLGGFILLCTALGATRELAGWAGLRLATLLPGALFLLGLLLALYNRACLSRAPLRRQGKR is encoded by the coding sequence ATGAGTAAACATTGGTTGACCGCGGTGAGCCTGGCACCGTTGCTGGGCGCCACGCAGACGCTGCTCAACGCCTGCGCGATCGCAGGCCTGAGTGTATTGCTGATCGCCTTGCATCAAGTAGCCATGGGTGCGTTGCGACGCGCGCTAAAAGACCGCAGCAGATTGCTGGCGAGCGTGTTGTTGGCAGCCACACTCGTTACCTGCCTGGACCTGAGCCTGCGTGCCTGGGCCTTGCCTTTACACCAGGCATTGACCCCCTATCCAATGTTGATCGCCGTACAATGCCTGGTATTCGAGCACGCGCGCACCGACAGACAGCACTGGCGGCAAACGGCCAGGTTGCTCGGTGGATTCATCCTCCTCTGTACAGCCCTGGGAGCTACTCGGGAGTTGGCTGGATGGGCTGGATTACGTCTGGCGACGCTGCTACCCGGTGCACTTTTTCTGTTGGGCTTGTTACTGGCCCTGTACAACAGGGCTTGCCTGTCGCGAGCCCCCTTACGTCGTCAAGGAAAGCGTTGA
- a CDS encoding RnfABCDGE type electron transport complex subunit G yields the protein MLALVAAASLGSSMLWQHFSASDVSKAEQKLKAQTWLSVLPEETYDNQPLQLPLVLSSPSLEHSQLLAGYRATLGAKLSAVVLHSQVQGYAGKLELLIAIDPQGRLIASKVIRQQETPGLGGKLVEPGNQWLQGFNGANRHSTADAAWALKRDHGQFDQLAGATVTSRAVIHAIHDALRYFDEHRPQLLEEGRDE from the coding sequence ATGCTGGCGCTGGTTGCTGCAGCAAGCCTTGGCAGCAGCATGCTCTGGCAACACTTCAGCGCATCCGATGTAAGCAAAGCCGAACAGAAACTCAAAGCGCAAACCTGGCTCAGTGTTCTGCCAGAGGAAACCTACGACAACCAGCCTTTGCAGCTCCCACTGGTATTGAGTAGCCCCTCCCTGGAGCACAGCCAGCTATTGGCAGGCTATCGTGCCACGCTTGGCGCAAAGCTCAGCGCCGTGGTACTGCACAGCCAGGTCCAAGGTTACGCCGGCAAACTCGAGTTGTTGATCGCTATCGATCCTCAGGGACGTCTTATTGCCAGCAAGGTAATTCGCCAGCAGGAAACCCCTGGTCTTGGCGGTAAGTTGGTCGAACCGGGCAACCAATGGCTACAAGGCTTCAACGGTGCCAATCGCCATAGCACTGCCGACGCCGCATGGGCACTCAAACGCGACCATGGGCAATTCGATCAGTTGGCAGGTGCTACGGTGACCTCACGTGCAGTGATTCACGCAATTCATGACGCCCTACGCTACTTCGACGAACATCGTCCGCAGTTGCTGGAGGAAGGGCGCGATGAGTAA